A genome region from Maridesulfovibrio salexigens DSM 2638 includes the following:
- the gap gene encoding type I glyceraldehyde-3-phosphate dehydrogenase produces MAVKVGINGFGRIGRYLVRLIHDSKDFDLVAINARASNEDLALLFKHDSVHGTFHADVEANDDGFTINGKQIKVTRCAPGEWIWKDLGCDMVVETTGKFRDRASCEKHMACGAKKVIISSPGIDSDTTIVMGVNDGDIKPEHNIISGASCTTNCLAPVAKVINDEFGLERGLMTTVHAYTMSQRVLDGSHKDIRRARACAVNMVPTTTGAAKAVTMVIPELKGKLDGMSIRVPTPNVSLVDLTCDLGRETTKEEVNAVLAKAANEHMGYTEKPLVSTDYLGDTHGGVVDGPLTEVMDGKMLKLIIWYDNEASFTNQLVRLMNKVAGMM; encoded by the coding sequence ATGGCTGTAAAAGTAGGTATTAATGGATTTGGCAGAATCGGGCGCTACCTCGTCCGCCTGATTCACGACAGTAAGGATTTTGATCTTGTTGCTATCAACGCCCGTGCATCAAACGAAGACCTCGCTCTTCTTTTCAAGCACGATTCCGTTCATGGAACTTTCCATGCTGATGTAGAAGCCAATGATGACGGTTTCACCATCAACGGCAAGCAGATCAAGGTAACCAGATGCGCTCCCGGTGAGTGGATCTGGAAAGACCTCGGCTGTGACATGGTTGTTGAAACAACAGGTAAATTCCGTGACCGTGCAAGCTGTGAAAAACACATGGCCTGCGGTGCGAAGAAAGTTATCATCAGCTCCCCCGGAATTGATTCCGACACCACAATTGTTATGGGTGTGAACGATGGTGACATTAAACCGGAACACAACATTATTTCCGGCGCATCCTGCACCACCAACTGTCTTGCCCCTGTTGCCAAAGTCATTAACGATGAGTTCGGTCTTGAACGCGGTCTGATGACCACTGTTCACGCCTACACCATGAGCCAGAGGGTTCTGGACGGTTCCCACAAGGATATCCGCCGCGCCCGTGCCTGTGCTGTGAACATGGTACCCACTACCACCGGCGCAGCTAAGGCTGTAACCATGGTTATTCCCGAACTGAAAGGCAAACTGGACGGCATGTCCATCCGCGTTCCCACACCTAACGTCTCCCTTGTGGACCTTACCTGTGACCTCGGTCGCGAAACCACTAAGGAAGAAGTTAACGCCGTGCTTGCCAAAGCTGCTAACGAGCACATGGGCTACACAGAAAAGCCCCTCGTTTCCACCGACTACCTTGGCGATACCCATGGCGGTGTTGTTGACGGCCCTCTGACCGAAGTCATGGACGGGAAAATGCTCAAGCTCATCATCTGGTACGACAATGAAGCCAGCTTCACCAACCAGCTCGTCCGTTTGATGAACAAAGTAGCCGGAATGATGTAA
- the fba gene encoding class II fructose-1,6-bisphosphate aldolase produces MPLVSPKEMFEGAYAGGYAIGAFNVNNMEIIQGIMEAGSEENAPLILQVSAGAKKYAGLGYIMKLMEAALLDTDLPVVLHLDHGANFEICKEVIDGGFTSVMIDGSHLPFEENIAETKKVVEYAHERGVWVEAELGRLAGVEEDVVSEKTIYTDPDEAVEFVERTGCDSLAIAIGTSHGAYKFTGEAKLDFDRLDKIASLLPNYPIVLHGASSVVPEFVAMANEFGGDIAGAKGVPEDLLRKAASKAVCKINIDTDIRLAMTGVIRKFMAENPTVFDPRGYLGASREAVKEMVRHKIINVLGCSNKA; encoded by the coding sequence ATGCCACTAGTTTCGCCCAAGGAAATGTTCGAGGGAGCCTATGCCGGCGGCTATGCCATTGGCGCGTTCAACGTGAACAACATGGAGATCATTCAGGGAATCATGGAAGCGGGTAGCGAGGAGAACGCTCCCCTCATTCTTCAGGTTTCCGCCGGTGCTAAAAAATATGCCGGTTTGGGCTACATCATGAAACTCATGGAAGCTGCACTGCTGGATACCGACCTTCCGGTAGTGCTTCATCTCGACCACGGCGCAAACTTTGAAATCTGCAAAGAAGTAATCGACGGCGGATTCACATCCGTAATGATCGACGGCTCACATCTTCCTTTTGAGGAAAACATCGCTGAAACCAAGAAGGTTGTTGAATATGCCCACGAAAGAGGCGTATGGGTTGAAGCTGAACTTGGACGTCTCGCCGGCGTAGAAGAAGATGTTGTTTCCGAAAAAACCATCTACACCGATCCTGACGAAGCAGTTGAATTTGTTGAGCGCACAGGCTGCGACTCCCTCGCTATCGCCATCGGCACCAGCCACGGCGCATACAAGTTCACAGGTGAAGCAAAGCTTGATTTTGACCGTCTTGATAAAATCGCATCTCTGCTGCCCAACTACCCCATCGTTCTGCACGGCGCATCCAGCGTTGTTCCTGAATTTGTTGCCATGGCGAACGAATTCGGCGGCGACATTGCCGGAGCTAAGGGTGTACCCGAAGATCTCCTGCGCAAAGCAGCTTCCAAAGCAGTCTGCAAAATCAATATCGACACCGACATTCGTCTTGCAATGACCGGTGTTATCCGTAAATTCATGGCCGAAAACCCCACCGTATTTGATCCGAGGGGTTATCTGGGTGCATCCCGCGAGGCCGTTAAGGAAATGGTCCGCCACAAGATTATCAATGTGCTGGGCTGCTCCAATAAAGCATAA
- the surE gene encoding 5'/3'-nucleotidase SurE, translating into MNILLTNDDGIQAVGLRALYHGLKRAGMNVQVVAPVAEQSAVGHAVSLSSPLRVKKFEEDGFTGLGVYGTPVDCVKLGLTTLLETKPDIVVSGINSGANVGVDILYSGTVSAATEGALMGYPAMAVSYDSFKPEELTDQGDYCAELLKKIPWDSLGDKTVVNLNFPAVPVKDAEELKICRHTRVSWQDWYEAREDPRGHKYYWLNGVMPKEKISPGTDRDLLTKGHITMTPLHFDFTDREAIATLEQSFGI; encoded by the coding sequence ATGAATATACTACTGACCAACGATGACGGCATACAGGCTGTGGGCCTTCGCGCGCTCTATCACGGCTTGAAAAGGGCCGGAATGAATGTCCAGGTGGTCGCCCCTGTTGCGGAACAATCCGCAGTGGGACACGCCGTATCGCTCTCTTCACCCCTTCGAGTCAAGAAGTTTGAAGAAGATGGTTTTACCGGGCTGGGTGTTTACGGGACTCCGGTAGATTGCGTCAAGCTCGGACTGACCACCCTGCTGGAGACAAAACCGGACATCGTGGTTTCCGGGATCAACAGCGGTGCGAACGTCGGCGTTGATATTCTATACTCAGGAACAGTATCCGCTGCAACCGAAGGTGCGCTGATGGGTTATCCGGCTATGGCAGTCTCTTACGACAGCTTCAAACCGGAAGAACTCACCGATCAGGGAGATTACTGCGCAGAATTGCTCAAAAAAATTCCCTGGGACAGTCTTGGCGATAAAACCGTTGTTAATCTTAATTTTCCGGCAGTTCCGGTAAAGGACGCCGAAGAGCTTAAAATCTGCCGCCATACACGTGTTTCATGGCAGGACTGGTATGAAGCACGCGAAGACCCGCGCGGACACAAATATTACTGGCTGAACGGTGTTATGCCCAAGGAAAAGATAAGCCCTGGCACAGACAGGGATCTGCTGACCAAGGGCCACATTACCATGACACCACTACATTTTGATTTCACCGATCGGGAAGCAATTGCAACTCTGGAGCAAAGCTTCGGTATATAG